The proteins below are encoded in one region of Nitrospira sp.:
- a CDS encoding ribulose-bisphosphate carboxylase produces the protein MPSIRFTPPPSLQLSGERMTATYWIQAIGAAARRTADLICTDQTVETAAEIIPDGPIRGELIGRVESIEAVDEGQSSATISFPLELFGRTAAEALHVLFGTCSLKPGIRLVGLEFPLQAVIPFSGARYGRPGLRTLTHTPTRPMVCAVLKPLGLTPDALASLAREFALGGVDWIKDDQGMSDHVFCRFQDRVRACAEAVAEANRLSGGTCRYVAHVSGPPTEVRKRARIAKDAGAGGLLICPGLTGYDVMRELAEDETISLPIFSHPALLGTYALHSPQGIAPAVLYGTFPRLFGADVTIYPTWGPDFGLGRDDCASIAAATATSVLRLPAIFPTAAGRIGFEQIDAVRSLYGQDVVYVLGSRIQHAPDGIRRASQRFIEAITPAP, from the coding sequence ATGCCCTCTATTCGCTTTACTCCCCCACCTTCCCTGCAACTCTCCGGCGAACGGATGACCGCAACCTATTGGATACAAGCCATCGGGGCAGCCGCCCGGCGAACCGCCGATCTCATCTGCACGGACCAAACCGTCGAGACTGCCGCCGAAATTATCCCGGATGGCCCCATCCGCGGAGAATTGATTGGACGAGTCGAATCGATCGAGGCCGTCGACGAGGGACAGTCCAGCGCGACGATCAGTTTTCCCCTGGAGCTCTTCGGCCGCACAGCCGCTGAGGCATTGCACGTGCTTTTCGGTACCTGCAGCCTCAAACCCGGCATTCGGCTCGTCGGATTGGAGTTTCCTTTACAAGCGGTCATCCCGTTTTCGGGAGCGCGATACGGACGGCCAGGCCTTCGCACGTTGACACATACGCCGACCCGCCCGATGGTGTGTGCGGTTTTGAAACCGCTCGGTCTGACACCGGACGCCCTCGCATCGCTCGCCCGGGAGTTCGCTCTCGGTGGGGTGGACTGGATCAAGGACGACCAGGGGATGAGCGACCACGTGTTTTGTCGATTCCAAGACCGAGTACGCGCCTGTGCCGAAGCGGTCGCGGAAGCCAACCGGCTGTCGGGGGGAACCTGTCGATACGTGGCCCATGTCAGCGGTCCCCCCACAGAGGTTCGAAAACGCGCGAGGATCGCAAAGGATGCCGGCGCTGGAGGGCTCCTCATCTGCCCCGGACTCACCGGCTATGATGTCATGCGCGAACTGGCTGAGGACGAAACCATCAGTTTACCGATCTTCAGCCATCCGGCCCTGCTCGGAACGTACGCACTCCATTCCCCTCAGGGCATAGCTCCGGCCGTCCTCTACGGAACCTTCCCTCGTCTCTTTGGAGCGGACGTGACCATCTACCCGACATGGGGACCGGACTTCGGCCTAGGCCGTGATGATTGCGCGAGCATCGCTGCGGCGACAGCCACCTCTGTACTTCGGTTGCCCGCCATTTTTCCGACCGCTGCGGGCCGCATCGGGTTCGAGCAGATCGACGCCGTTCGCAGCCTGTATGGACAGGATGTCGTCTACGTCCTGGGCAGCCGCATTCAACATGCACCGGATGGAATACGTCGTGCCAGCCAACGATTCATCGAGGCCATTACGCCGGCGCCGTAG